The Tepidibacter aestuarii genome contains a region encoding:
- a CDS encoding DUF456 domain-containing protein, whose amino-acid sequence MLAIAIILMVIGMIGIFIPGIPGNGLIFLSTLLYGIFTKFEEISVIMIVIFGVLTIAAFMLDYISSVMGAKKFGATKAGIIGGILGGFVGLFIFNIIGLLIGQFFGTLIGELYYGKELKLSMKSGVGSLIGYIAGVAINTTIGLTIIVLFLLKVLI is encoded by the coding sequence TGGGATGATAGGTATTTTTATACCAGGTATTCCTGGAAACGGATTGATTTTCTTATCAACTCTGCTATATGGTATTTTTACAAAATTTGAAGAAATAAGTGTTATTATGATTGTAATTTTTGGAGTTCTTACAATTGCAGCTTTTATGTTGGATTATATATCAAGTGTGATGGGTGCAAAAAAATTTGGGGCTACAAAAGCAGGAATTATTGGAGGAATTCTAGGTGGGTTTGTTGGCTTATTTATATTTAACATAATAGGACTATTAATAGGACAGTTTTTTGGAACGCTTATTGGAGAATTATACTATGGAAAAGAGTTGAAATTATCAATGAAATCTGGAGTTGGTTCATTGATTGGATATATTGCAGGAGTAGCTATTAATACAACTATTGGACTTACGATAATTGTATTATTTTTATTAAAAGTTTTGATATAA